In Palaemon carinicauda isolate YSFRI2023 chromosome 28, ASM3689809v2, whole genome shotgun sequence, the sequence CAAACGATAATTCAGAAAAACGGAACTCTTTCTGGTTGGGAGACTGAGACGGGCTTGAGTGAACTTTAAATGCTAGAGAGATCCACATTTTAAATTGCGTTAGGTTTAATTATTCAGGAAACACGTCGTAAGGAAGTAAATCCCACATTTTCGAGGTAACATGGTTTGGAGCTCATTATTTTCACACAATTCCACAATCACTGATAGTCGATGGTCAAAAGTAAAGACAAATGAAATAAGCATTAAATAATTTTTAGTATAGAAATTACTTCTAGGaattgtttatttataaaaaaatatctacaaaatCATAAAACATTTCATACATACACGACAAGGCTTCTAATTACATACTGAATGGTGATAAGAATAAACCTTGGTGCTCAAGATGTAGAcctaaaatacattttttatttgtttattttataaagacAGTTGACTGTTTATCTcctaatttatctgttatttttcacaaGATAGCAAGATGTAATTTTTTGCCCTTATTGaggaactggtaatgttactccattaggtgaaTGTGTTTATGGTAACTCTAGCGCTGCTGATCACCACTCAATATTCATAAATCCTATTTTATCTATAGTTTTTGAAGGTCTTTTTAACAAACGCCGTAACAGGTAAGCTTTAGGTTCTCATCTCTTCCCTAGTTAGCAGTTAGTctttcgcaaagtccttggagcatgtgatacctttACGCTGTCCAATTCTGCGCAGAGATCCTTTCGTTGTTGTCAGGAAGTCTGAATTATACATCtcgttaaggcactgatgaaaatccacagatacattaattctctggtatgcttccatcaggacgtcatggtttgagcccaaaaaacggattttgagcgaagcgaaaaatctatttttgggtgagatggccatgacgtcctgatggacccacccttcttttctatgaaaaaatcttcacggtttccctccctgaactactgtatctgtagcaccatgctcaacgctacaaggaatgaccgccagagggagttggcgcggttgtgatacgatagtagtagggaaccagggtaacctctattgcggctacccttctaattctgccacgtatacccctcgaagcgtaaaggctattcggggtgcagattgccatgtggcgtgtcaagaatacgtcccctgattatatatgatatccttgagagtaatcttaagggtactcgctccagaagtttgaattctgtgaaacctttggtttgattctcttggaatatcactgtagtcatatatacccttgggaagttactaaaggaaccttccatcaggacgtcatggccatctcacccaaaaatagatttttcacttcgctcaaaatccgtttttagtgCAGCATTTGTTCTTGTTAATGGGAGTAAGctggcgagggcaccagccacccgttttgatactaccgctacagagttatggcgtcctttgactcaAGATGGTCTGTCCCGACagaattacattggatccctctctctggttacggctcattttttcctttgcctacacatacatcgaatagtctggcctattattttaaCATTCGCCTATGTCCTCATAAACAGAAAagcactgtgattaccaaacaattcttttttcgctcaaggtgttaactactacaatgtaattgttcagtggccactttcctcttggtaagggtaaaagaaactctttagcagtggcaagcggctcttctaggaaagggacactccaaaatcaaaccattgttctctagtcttgggtagtgccatagcctcagtaccatggtcttctactgtcctggggcagagttttcttgcttgagggtacacttgagcacgctattctattttatttctcttcctattcttattttgaaattttcgtagtttatatataatagatttattctaccgttgttattattattcttaaacttctctcgtagtatatttcctttcctaactgagcaattttccctgttggagcccttgggcttatagcagtctgcttttccaactagggttgtagcttagcaagtaataatgatgttgatgatgatgatgatgataataataataataataataataataataataataataataataataataagaataaaaaggcTGGTGTTTTCAAACTTATACAGATGAGAGTATGTAGgtattttcttatcatcattatgagTTTTTAAGCAATATACAACAAAGAAAGGTTTTACTGGCTAGCATAATGACTAAAGGAATGTAacatatggtgttcctcagggtaatgttcttggcccataacttttcataccAAATACACGATATGTGGTTTGATTGACAATGTATTCATAACTACATACGGCTTATTTAAAATTCTGGGTgtggttcttgattgcaaatttatttatgagaaacaCATCAGGTGTATTTTGTTAATTGCACAAAAGTGGcccattaagaaagtctttcaagattttcagtgatcaatttttttttaattctttcatcctaccttgtttcgcgtattgttctcctgtctgttatccagctactgactctcatctttatttgttggacaaaaactagcGATCTACTAAATCCCttatctggatattaatttctggcccTATCGTTCAGCTAGTTCTTTGAGTAtgtttcgtaattctgaccatcctttgcattcagatcttcccagactgtaccatcctgcacgtagtgctaggtaggcagttaatataacagtcttgccttctgcagcataaggctcaacactacacagaatTCTTCAAGTTCTATTCCAGCTGCgaacagactgtggaatgatcttcaaaatctggcggttgaatcgatCTGAATTAAGAAGTTaagacttgttgcaaatgcttttctgttaaataGGCTGACGTcatgtctcgtttcatagtttatatagatcgATCTATTTTcccattgttattgatttttaaatatttcatatttctaatcCTTTTTATTacttcgtttctttatttcctttccgtactgggctgctttccccTTTGGAGACAtaaggcttgtagcatccagcCTTTCCAacaagcttaataataataataataataataataataatgaataaacttaTCTAAGTTTTTACAACCGATAGGAGGTTTTCATCTATCCTGGAGTACTAATATTAAAGAGAATTTATTaacaattgattatatatatatatatatatatatatatatatatatatatatatatatatatatatatatatatatatatatatataaataaataattttaatgatagacGTATAATGGTAAAAAAAACGATATTTACACAGTTAATGAAAAACGCTATATTACTCTCACTGATTTGGAAATAAGGACTAACTGACATAGAGCAAAACTACACATTAAATCTATTAGTGTGTGAATATTTTTGAATGCAATAAGTTCTCGTGGAAGTGAGTGTGCAGGTGGCAGCACTTGCTCTGCTTCCCGAGGATAAAGCGAGACTTCTCAGTGAACAGAAGTCCAGAGCAAAGGGATTTTCTTCCTTAAATTGGGATCTTAAGTGAGATTAAAGTAGATCTGCCGGAATTCTCAAGCGGCCAAGGGGGAGGATCCCGGCCGGAAGTAGTTCTCCTCTCACTctcgagagaaagagagaaaagaaaagagcCAAAATTAATACAGACGGAAATATTACGAGGGTGATAAGAAAGAATGGAGACTTGACCTAAATATAAATGTGTAGTGAGATACTTATacgttttctgttttattttccaatGCCTGGTGACAGTTTGATACATCCGACGACTAGtttcaaaataatgatatatatatatatatataatatatatatatatatatatatatatgtatatatatatatatatatatatatatatatatatatatatatatatgtatatatatacatatatatatatatatatatatatatatatatatatatatatatatatatacatatatatatacatacacacacacacatatatatatatatatatatatatatatttatttatatatatgttgtcaaaaaatataagaaataaatatcttatattttattctgACAACTCTTTTATatccgtgtgtgtatgtatacatatatatgtatatatatacatatatatatatatatatatatatatatatatatatatatatatatatatatatacatatatatatatatatatacatacacacacacacacacacatatatatatatatatatatatatatatatatatatattatatatttatatatatgttgtcaaaaaatataagatataaatatcttatattttattctaACAACTCTTTTATatccgtgtgtgtatgtatacatatatacatacatatatataaatgtatatatatacatatatatatacatcatacatgtatatatacatgtatatacatatatatacatacatgcatatatatacatgtatatacatatatatatgtatgtatatatatatatatatatatatatatatatatatatatatatatatatatatatatatacataagtatacagagagagagagagagagagagagagagagagagagagagagagagagagagagagagagagtttcaacacGACGATTATATAAGCGATACAAAGCCcttgttgttgaagtttttatgctcCAGGGTTCACCAACCATGATTTGGCAGTTGAAAGATAAATGTTCCAGTTACTGCTGTGTTGTTTATCTCTGGAGACACCCCAATGGGAAACagcctaatgtgtgtgtgtgtgtgtatatatatatatatatatatatatatatatatatatatatatatatatatatatatatatatatatgtatgtatatatatatgcatatatatgtatatatatatatatttatttatatatatatatatatatatatatatatatatatatatatatatatatatatatatatatatatataatatgtgttaagtgaagagatcagaaatgaagagttgtgggagttactATATGCAGACGATTTGGTTaccgctggaaaaaaaaaaaaacttacagagaAGGGATATACTATAGATTGGCAAGAGgctttggaaaggggtggcttgatagcaaatgtggataagactaaagctatggtgagcagtaagaaaCCTAAGGACATGATACCCTTGCATGAAAGTaaaggctcagttataaaacaggtggaacaatttagatacttgaccTGTACTGTAAGTTAGAAGGGAGGATGTGACGCTGAAGtttaggataaaagcagcctggggggaAGTGGGGGGAGGTAGCAAGACTATTATGTGAAGAAAATGCCTATAAACCTAAAAGTCAAACGAGGGCTCTaacacgaaaagaggaagcaaagcttgagagaacaaagataagaatgttgaggtggattatgggaatatcactacttgaaagattggaaaataatgaaagaaaaatggcaggcgtagtaaaaattacgagggtggatggtggggagggagtgaggagggcttgggaggaacctattaaaGGTTTGGCAaaagaggatgcctctgatagagGGCATTGGTGAGGGCGCAACACGCAACCgagcccttaatgtagggataatgggggggcagaatatatatatatatatatatatatatatatatatatatatatatatatatatatatatatatatatatatatatatatatatatatatatatatatatatatatgtcctaattcttgtatgtagatatgtgttgtacgtcaaggtagaTGAGCTCTATATTCATGAATATTCCACAAAAAAACTataactcagcatattgttgtagcaagattgcattttgatagccaggGGAGATAGTTGCCTTTGTGTGCTCAAGTAGAATAGAATAGtttgtacttacgaaccttttgtaataaatgaagaaaacccatattccgacgtctcattatccgtcaagcatgggacatatatatatatatatatatatatatatatatatatatatatatatatatatatatatatatatatacacacatatatatacacatgcacacattatatatgtatatatatatatatatatatatatatatatatatatatatataaacacacacctatatatatataatatccacgagagagagagagagagagagagagagagagagagagagagagagagagagagaaagagagagagagagagaatgtacagtcAGCTCCCTCCAAGATCTTTAGAGATTTCCATTCCAAATATTTCGATGCTGTCAATGCACGGACCAAAACACAACATAAAACGAAAATGTAAATTGGTAATTACGAAAGtcctgcgcaaaaaaaaaaaaaaaaatatcaatgagaaTGAGAAAGGGAAAGGATAACAAGGAAGAACATGGAGGCAGAGagagaaacaaaagaggaattacaaGCTGAAGAGGAGAGGGAAAATTGAATATCTACTAGGGAAAGGGGCACGTATGAACATCAGAAGAAGACGAATAACAAGGAACATGGAAATTGGATAAGGAAAGATAAAGGAAAGATGAAAAGGGGGAAATTTGTGTTTTGTGTTTAAAGAGTTTTCTAAGGATTATTTCATTATTGAATAAATTCTACTTTTAACTATTAATGCATGTATTTCAAAGATTAGAGTAGGgagataagaaaaaattatatttttaaaagaaaatataatttttttgtctgAAGATGGGAAGAGATTTTCATTCGTAAAATTGGTTGGATATTTCAGTGTCAGTGCCACACGGAACTCCTTAATGTGTTAAAATAAATACTTgtatgagctatatatatatatatatatatatatatatatatatatatatatatatatatttatttatttatatacatatatatatatatatatatttatttatttatatacatatatatatatatatatatatatatatatatatatatatatatatatatatatatatatatatatataaaacatgtaagaaaatgaaatggacatgggcagatcatataatgagaatgacagataatagatggacattaagaataacagaatgggtccctagagattgcacaaGACGCAGGGGGAGCAAGgtaaaacgatggattgacgaattaagaaaattttctgTTATAGAGTGATATTAAGGCCATAAAAAGACACGTCGGAGGGTCAAGGCtgaaacctttgttctgcagtcgaaTAGTtgggatattgatatatatatatatatatatatatatatatatatatacatatatatatataaataaatatatgtatgtgtgtatatttatttatttatatatgtacatataatatacacttataagtctatatatatatatatatatatatatatatatatatatatatatatatatatatatatatatacacatatatatatataaataaatatatatatatgtgtgtatatatatatatttatttatctatatatatacatatattatacacttataagtctatatatatatatatatatatatatatacagacaggaaggagagagagagagagagagagagagagagagagagagagagagagagagagagagagagagagagagagagagattttccaaagtTATTATTCGTGATGTCATGACTCTCAGGATTAGCTGACACCATGAATGACATCGATGGAATCAGTTAAAAAATGTCATAAAGTCTACGGCCGTAGCGCCGTAATTACAAGTTATAtaatagtttttctctttttttttcttttaaagtgtaagatgaaaaaaaaggtcGTGATTGGTTTTCTGAATATATAACATAAAAGTAATGACTTCAATGAATGAACAGCACGTACTTCCGTTTTATCATGATTTTATTATGAAAGGAAGACACGTACTGAATACGTCCAgtatagaggccaacttcacaggAGTACAGTTACGCCTCATAACTAGTTCCATTCACATCACAGTAAAGTATTTActtcatatagatatagataaacagACAATGATATTTAGCTGgatgaaaaaagtaaattttacaCAATGTTACAATTCAAATATGAAATAATCCGAGCGTTTTTAAATTTATCTATCATTATCTGCATACATTGATTTGACCACTTTATCAAATACTAACACTACAGGAAGTTTTACAATGGACACAGAATACAGTAGATTGAACGAGTTACATCATAAATTAGGATTctgttttgatatatttaaaagaaGGTCCAGACATTTACAAGAAAACTAAAAACGATTATTGAAGAAACTTGTACTTGAACTTATGTATTGGCCcccaaaaacatttgaaaaaaacccatgtttaaTATCAGGCCATTTAGTTAAGCGTTTATTTGGAAgacaaatattttgataaatttaacaTCACCCTGAAACTTTTCCAGCAGGCATAGGGACCCTGAATGCTTCAGAATATGTGTCTGATGCCCTCACAATTGCCAGTCTTTGACTGATGCCTTCTCGACAGTCGGAATCTTTGACTGGTGTTTTCTGCGCATAACTGAAGGTTATTCCCCCCTCATAAACTTAAATTTTAAGTTTTTCCACAGAACATTGCATGGATTTTTTCCTACATACAATGAACGAATAGCGCAGAACACAGACAAGTAAGCACTCGAAGCTTACCTTGGTGGTAATTGTGAACCCTGGAAGTCACAAGAAAATTATCTAAGTCTTCCCCTATGGAATTTCCGTAGTGATCCTCTTGATCCTTTACCAGGTGATAGTAATAATTCTTGGAAGGTATTGATAATGACGAACACTTTTCAGGTACAGTTAATGATCCCCCAAAAAGATATTGTGCAAATGCTTCAAGTTTTTCTCACTGGTGCTGGCATTAGCTTTCAAAAGAACATCCACGAAAGATTCAAACCAGTTTATCAAAGCTCTTGCAAATGATATGCAGGGGATAAGAAAGTCTCAAAGTCTCGTCCTAGCCAAGTTTTAGGAGGTAAAAGTTTTTCCTAAAGCggaatgattttttttaaacttcCCAAGTGTTGTACTCAAAGCTTTCCTTCACAATTAGTAATTAGGATCAATAAATGATGAAAAATCCTTGCCTGAAATTCTTCCGAGTTTATACGAAATGGGTTTCACTGTTCTATTGCCTGATGATCGCTGCTGGAAAGCGTGACTTTTAATTACAATTTTTTGTTATCGGGATTATTTTGTACTATAATCTTCCAagcaaatataattttttctcctttttcatttttttatcatatttattcaaCACTATTTCCTCGGCGCGCTCCTGCGAGATTTTCTTGTTGACCCACCCACTCACCGTGACATTAGTGTTCGTAACGGCCGTTACGATACGCTTTTTACAGAAGGACTTCGCCTTGCCCGTGTTGACGAGGTTTCCAACGAAACAAACGAAGGACTCCCAGAATCCCTCGGCCGTCGTTTGAATGGCCTCCGGCGAGAGTTCGAAGGAGGACCGGGTCGGCAATTCGATGGTGAAAACGTAAGGGATGCCTTGGCTGTACATGTAATCAGATGACGTCCCGGAAGACGTGTACAGTACAGTAGAGCTTTGCCCATTCTGAGGAGAAAAAGGGGTCAGATGTCAGCTGCGAAAGAGGTTTATCGGGCAGCTATTTTTGTATTTTCAGTCAGAAATCACAAGGTATATTTTCGGTGTAAGTATTGGGGGAAAATTGGTCAAACTTTATTTGGGATAATGGCAAAATTAGTAAAAAATAGTTTGTAGTTGTATTAATATAGCAAAACAGTAAAATAGTTTATAGTTGAATAGTACTACAAAAGTCACATAGTTTGtagttttatttcattaaaaaaactaaTAGGAAGCAAACTACTTCATGTATAGTCGTAAGGATGTCTTCATCTATCAATTATAACTAGAGCAGTATCAATCTCCTAAGGGTAAAAGCAGGTTTCTGGGCAAGGAAGTTTCCAAATATATTGCCTAAAAACATATGCAGTCGAATGAAACCATCTATATTATCTTGCCATCACACGCTGTACAGGCTAGCATAAAATAGTTTTAAATCAAGCTTATGAATGTTTACGTTTGTTTGACTTAATTCTATGATAAAACTTGCCCTAACATGGAATAGATAATGTCTAATTCAAAATACTGGCGAATAGAGGGCATAACGTGCAATACAATCAAGTCATCGTGTCACGTTGACAAAAATTTCATTTTCAGATAAGAAAGAACGTTACCAATtaacagaaatgaataaataattttataaacaaatataaaaataactgaaaccatagattaatatgaataaaaactgTTAAAATCTTTAAGAGTTGTGCCGAGAACTATTGTTTCTAATACATACCTCGAAATAAAAGCCGCTATTTTTATTGAGAGCTTTCTGGAGTTTCAGGCCCATTTTCTTCAATTTAGATAACTTCGGCGGCTTTTTCACCGAGTATCCCCATGGAAAGAGCACTAGTTGGCCGTAACTGTGAAGGCTCAAATAAACGCCGGTGTCTTTCAAGAAGACAGCAGACAGATTCCGAATAGCGTTTGTTTCCGTTTCAGAGAACGCACCCTCACCACAGTACTGCTCCGAACAGGGATCCGTGCTCGTCCCGTCCTCGTTTCCCCAGAAAAAATCGTAGTTTCTGTTCAGGTCGACTCCGACGCACGTCGAGCCTTCCACTATCCTCATGTTCTTTCTCCAGAATCTGTCGTTTGTGTGAGAGTATTCGTACCCATCAGGATTGGCCAGAGGCACCAGGATGACGGATACTAACTTCAAGAAGTCGTTGCCAGCCAGTGCAAGCTGGTTGGCTATGTATGTGGCTACAGCTGGACTGATCCACTCTCTGGCATGGCTACCTGTTGCGAACATTAAAGTTTGTGATTGGTGACGATATTTTCATTTTAAGGTATATTacatttacgtttttcttattctCCTGCAATGATTAAAACCCTAATGAAAAGGCTACCAACTTCCAAATTAGGTTAAATGCTTTTTTAGGAAGGCTCACTTA encodes:
- the LOC137621547 gene encoding carboxypeptidase B-like isoform X2, with translation MPSNCGHFELCSLDGVKKPNANAPSSSRHISDSSYLDNLIKRHLNSGADSISGASCTVPRNCEGNDSGENEGERTKRSLGLLNWVTLVDNIGRSFFPSKTRELGGIDKFSWNDYHRYDSILQFAKNLSTQNRNAEFLQIGTSFEERELFALIFATKPSFLINKYKKAYSAKKMLEKRERIRKLKKWRPIDGQDPRKKSVFKKNSKSTKKLNKNTQGKKNKKKGSKPVIFIEAGSHAREWISPAVATYIANQLALAGNDFLKLVSVILVPLANPDGYEYSHTNDRFWRKNMRIVEGSTCVGVDLNRNYDFFWGNEDGTSTDPCSEQYCGEGAFSETETNAIRNLSAVFLKDTGVYLSLHSYGQLVLFPWGYSVKKPPKLSKLKKMGLKLQKALNKNSGFYFENGQSSTVLYTSSGTSSDYMYSQGIPYVFTIELPTRSSFELSPEAIQTTAEGFWESFVCFVGNLVNTGKAKSFCKKRIVTAVTNTNVTVSGWVNKKISQERAEEIVLNKYDKKMKKEKKLYLLGRL